The Callithrix jacchus isolate 240 chromosome X, calJac240_pri, whole genome shotgun sequence genome contains a region encoding:
- the LOC144581120 gene encoding uncharacterized protein LOC144581120, giving the protein MENNEPTINNVLSTVLQGLPYLATAGLPAMSTRDQYSAITHNVCEEKIKNAQTAPNNVFSVIPPARINMAAAGVSSMSTRDQYAAVTHNVHEAKINNGQRALDTILSTAPPGLGNMAAAGTSSTRTRDAAVTHNIREAKINNIQLAPDNVLSAAPPGLGNMVAAGISSMKTTGATVTQNVCKEKTENKQPTPSNVLSTVLQGLPYLATAGLPAMSARDQYATITHTVHEARIKNAEGAPNKVFPTVSPTHINMAAAGVSSMKTRDQYAAVTHNVRKEKINNGQPATDNVLSTAPPGLGNMAAAGISSRRTRDLYATVTQNVHEEELENKQPTSNNDLLTVLQTLTFLAKAVLPAMSTRNQYSTITHNVHEEKIKNAEAEPNNVFSTIPPALINMGAAGVSSMSTRDQYAAVTHSVREEKRSNSQPVPDNVLSTAPPGLGNMAAAGISSRRTRDLYATVTQNVREKELENKQPTSNNDLLTVLQTLTFLATAVLPAMSTRDQYSTISHNVHEEKIKNAEAEHNNVFSTIPPALINMGAAGVSSMSTRDQYAAITHSIREEKRSNSQPVPDNVLSTAPPGLGNMAAAGISSRRTRDL; this is encoded by the exons atggaaaataatgaaCCAACAATtaataacgtcttgtcaactgttctccaaggacttccttatttggcaacagctggtctcccagccatgagcaccagggatcagt attctgccatcactcacaatgtttgtgaggagaagattaaaaatgcacaaacagCACCCAATAATGTTTTCTCAGTTATTCCACCAGCAcgtattaatatggcagcagcaggtgtttcatccatgagtaccagggatcagt atgctgcggtTACTCACAATGTCCATGAAGCGAAGATAAATAACGGCCAACGAGCACTTGACACCAtcttgtcaactgctccaccagggcttggtaatatggcagcagctggaacttcatccacgaggaccagag atgctgcagtcactcacaatatccgtgaagcaaagataaataacatCCAACTAGCACCTGACAACGTGTTGtcagctgctccaccaggtcttggtaatatgGTAGCAGCCGGAATTTCATCCATGAAAACCACag GTGCAACCGTCACTCAAAATGTCTGCAAAGAAAAGACCGAAAATAAGCAACCAACACCTagtaacgtcttgtcaactgttctccaaggacttccttatttggcaacagctggtctcccagccatgagcgccagggatcagt atgctaccatcactcacaCTGTCCATGAGGCAAGGATAAAAAATGCTGAAGGAGCACCCAATAAAGTCTTCCCAACTGTTTCCCCTACAcatattaatatggcagcagcggGTGTTTCATCCATGAAGACCAGGGATCAGT atgctgcagtcactcacaatgtTCGTAAAGAGAAGATAAATAATGGCCAACCAGCAACtgataacgtcttgtcaactgctccaccagggcttggtaatatggcagcagctggaatttcatccaggaggaccagagatctgt aTGCTACCGTCACTCAAAATGTCCATGAAGAGGAGCTGGAAAATAAGCAACCAACATCTAATAACGACTTGTTGACTGTTCTACAAACACTTACATTTTTGGCCAAAGCTGTTCTgccagccatgagcaccaggaatcagt attctaccatcactcacaacGTCCAcgaggagaagattaaaaatgctgaAGCAGAACCCAATAATGTCTTCTCAACTATTCccccagcacttattaatatggGAGCAGCTGGTgtttcatccatgagtaccagggatcagt atgctgcagtcacgcACAGCGTCCGTGAAGAGAAGAGAAGTAACAGCCAACCGGTACCtgataacgtcttgtcaactgctccaccagggcttggtaatatggcagcagctggaatttcatccaggaggaccagagatctgt aTGCTACCGTCACTCAAAATGTCCGTGAAAAGGAGCTGGAAAATAAGCAACCAACATCTAATAACGATTTGTTGACTGTTCTACAAACACTTACATTTTTGGCCACAGCTGTTCTgccagccatgagcaccagggatcagt ATTCTACCATCAGTCACAACGTCCAcgaggagaagattaaaaatgctgaAGCAGAACACAATAATGTCTTCTCAACTATTCccccagcacttattaatatggGAGCAGCTGGTgtttcatccatgagtaccagggatcagt atgctgcaatcACGCACAGCATCCGTGAAGAGAAGAGAAGTAACAGCCAACCGGTACCtgataacgtcttgtcaactgctccacca
- the LOC144581118 gene encoding uncharacterized protein LOC144581118 isoform X2, with protein sequence MRSDKVNQAARRHRRKRRRSRKSKRCYYSTTRQDASVTNNVCEEKVKNGQPTPDNVFPTVPSALVNMVAAGISSLGFGDQYAAVTHNVHEEKMNNGQPAPHTVFSTAPPGLDATVTQNVHEQKMENGQPQTDKVLSTVPLCLGHMTAAGIPSMSIRDLYATITHSVHEQKMGYVQPAPDNVLLTRPPRLINMAGTGISSMSTRDLAKFVYATKTYNVLKEKMEKGEHQHGNISSTAPIGLTNVAGAAIPAMSTDGLYATVSHNVHEQRMENDQPQQDNVWPNILAWFINMAGAGIPAMSTRDLYGTISHNVHEEKMENGPSQTGFTIAQHVCEGKIKSDKTAPHEFLSTITAGLRNFTEADAAVTQNVREEKINNRQPAPDNVLPGAPPGLGNLAAAGISSTRTRDLYAAVTHKILEEKINNGQSAPDNLLSTAPPGLGNMAAAGLSSKRTRDLYATITQNVCKEKMENDQPTPNKVLSTVLQGLPYLATAGLPAMSTRDQYAAVTHNVREAKINNGQLAPDNVLSAAPPGLGNTATAGISSTRNTDATITQNVRKEKMENNQPTPNNVLSTVLQGLPYLATAGLPAMSTRDQYYTITHNVHEEKIKNAQTAPNNVFSGIPPARINMAAAGVSSMSTRDQYAAVTHNVREAKINNGQLAPDNVLSTAPPGLGNLAAAGISSTRTRDLCMSAF encoded by the exons ATGAGGAGTGACAAAGTAAATCAGGCTGCAAGAAGGCATCGAAGGAAAAGGAGACGTTCCAGAAAATCCAAGAGATGCTATTATTCTACGACAAGGCAGG atgctagcGTCACTAACAATGTCTgtgaagaaaaggttaaaaatggCCAACCAACACCCGATAATGTCTTTCCAACTGTTCCATCAGCACTTGTTAATATGGTAGCAGCTGGTATTTCATCCCTGGGTTTCGGTGATCAGT atgctgcagtgacTCATAACGTCCATGAAGAGAAGATGAATAACGGCCAACCAGCACCTCATACCGTCTtttcaactgctccaccaggtcttg atgctactgtcactcaaaatgtccatgaacagaagatggaaaatggccaACCCCAAACTGATAAAGTCTTGTCAACTGTTCCACTATGCCTTGGTCATATGACTGCAGCTGGTATTCCATCCATGAGTAtcagggatctgt ACGCTACCATCACTCACAGCGTCCATGAACAGAAGATGGGATATGTCCAACCAGCACCTGACAACGTGTTGTTGACACGTCCACCACGACTTATTAATATGGCAGGCACTGGTatttcatccatgagtaccagggatctggCTAAGTTTGTGT ATGCTACCAAAACTTATAATGTCCTTaaggagaagatggaaaaggGCGAACACCAACATGGCAACATCTCATCAACTGCTCCAATAGGACTTACTAATGTGGCAGGAGCTGCTATTCCAGCCATGAGTACCGATGGTCTGT ATGCCACCGTCAGTCACAATGTCCATGAACAGAGGATGGAAAATGACCAACCACAACAGGATAACGTCTGGCCAAATATTCTAGCATGGTTTATTAATATGGCAGGAGCTGGTATTCCAGcaatgagtaccagggatctgt atggTACCATCTCTCACAATGTAcatgaagagaagatggaaaatggcccATCCCAAACTG GTTTTACCATTGCTCAACATGTctgtgaaggaaagataaaaagtgACAAAACAGCACCTCATGAATTCTTGTCAACTATTACAGCAGGGCTTAGGAATTTCACAGAAGCAG atgctgcggtCACTCAGAATGTCCGtgaagagaagataaataacCGCCAACCAGCACCTGATAACGTCTTACCAGGTGCTCCACCAGGGCTTGGTAAtttggcagcagctggaatttcatccacgaggaccagagatctgt atgctgcagtcactcatAAAATCCTCGAAGAGAAGATAAATAACGGCCAATCAGCACCTGATAACCtcttgtcaactgctccaccaggtcttggtaatatggcagcagctggactTTCATCTAAgaggaccagagatctgt atgctaccatcactcaaaatgtctgcaaagagaagatggaaaatgaccaaccaacacctaataaggtcttgtcaactgttctccaaggacttccttatttggcaacagctggtctcccagccatgagcaccagggatcagt atgctgccgTCACTCACAATGTCCGTGAAGCCAAGATAAATAACGGCCAACTAGCACCTGACAATGTCTTGtcagctgctccaccaggtcttggtaataCGGCaacagctggaatttcatccacaaGGAACACAG atgctaccatcactcaaaatgtccgcaaagagaagatggaaaataaccaaccaacacctaataacgtcttgtcaactgttctgCAAGGACTTCCatatttggcaacagctggtctcccagccatgagcaccagggatcagt attataccatcactcacaatgtccatgaggagaagattaaaaatgcccaaaCGGCACCCAATAATGTCTTCTCAGGTATTCCACCAGCAcgtattaatatggcagcagcgggtgtttcatccatgagtaccagggatcagt atgctgcggtCACTCACAACGTCCGTGAAGCGAAGATAAATAATGGTCAACTAGCACCtgataacgtcttgtcaactgctccaccagggcttggtaatttggcagcagctggaatttcatccacgaggaccagagATCTATGCATGTCTGCTTTTTAG
- the LOC144581118 gene encoding uncharacterized protein LOC144581118 isoform X3 produces MRSDKVNQAARRHRRKRRRSRKSKRCYYSTTRQDASVTNNVCEEKVKNGQPTPDNVFPTVPSALVNMVAAGISSLGFGDQYAAVTHNVHEEKMNNGQPAPHTVFSTAPPGLGNLAAPRISSTRTRDLYATVTQNVHEQKMENGQPQTDKVLSTVPLCLGHMTAAGIPSMSIRDLYATITHSVHEQKMGYVQPAPDNVLLTRPPRLINMAGTGISSMSTRDLAKFVYATKTYNVLKEKMEKGEHQHGNISSTAPIGLTNVAGAAIPAMSTDGLYATVSHNVHEQRMENDQPQQDNVWPNILAWFINMAGAGIPAMSTRDLYGTISHNVHEEKMENGPSQTDAAVTQNVREEKINNRQPAPDNVLPGAPPGLGNLAAAGISSTRTRDLYAAVTHKILEEKINNGQSAPDNLLSTAPPGLGNMAAAGLSSKRTRDLYATITQNVCKEKMENDQPTPNKVLSTVLQGLPYLATAGLPAMSTRDQYAAVTHNVREAKINNGQLAPDNVLSAAPPGLGNTATAGISSTRNTDATITQNVRKEKMENNQPTPNNVLSTVLQGLPYLATAGLPAMSTRDQYYTITHNVHEEKIKNAQTAPNNVFSGIPPARINMAAAGVSSMSTRDQYAAVTHNVREAKINNGQLAPDNVLSTAPPGLGNLAAAGISSTRTRDLCMSAF; encoded by the exons ATGAGGAGTGACAAAGTAAATCAGGCTGCAAGAAGGCATCGAAGGAAAAGGAGACGTTCCAGAAAATCCAAGAGATGCTATTATTCTACGACAAGGCAGG atgctagcGTCACTAACAATGTCTgtgaagaaaaggttaaaaatggCCAACCAACACCCGATAATGTCTTTCCAACTGTTCCATCAGCACTTGTTAATATGGTAGCAGCTGGTATTTCATCCCTGGGTTTCGGTGATCAGT atgctgcagtgacTCATAACGTCCATGAAGAGAAGATGAATAACGGCCAACCAGCACCTCATACCGTCTtttcaactgctccaccaggtcttggtaattTGGCAGCCCCTagaatttcatccacgaggaccagagatctgt atgctactgtcactcaaaatgtccatgaacagaagatggaaaatggccaACCCCAAACTGATAAAGTCTTGTCAACTGTTCCACTATGCCTTGGTCATATGACTGCAGCTGGTATTCCATCCATGAGTAtcagggatctgt ACGCTACCATCACTCACAGCGTCCATGAACAGAAGATGGGATATGTCCAACCAGCACCTGACAACGTGTTGTTGACACGTCCACCACGACTTATTAATATGGCAGGCACTGGTatttcatccatgagtaccagggatctggCTAAGTTTGTGT ATGCTACCAAAACTTATAATGTCCTTaaggagaagatggaaaaggGCGAACACCAACATGGCAACATCTCATCAACTGCTCCAATAGGACTTACTAATGTGGCAGGAGCTGCTATTCCAGCCATGAGTACCGATGGTCTGT ATGCCACCGTCAGTCACAATGTCCATGAACAGAGGATGGAAAATGACCAACCACAACAGGATAACGTCTGGCCAAATATTCTAGCATGGTTTATTAATATGGCAGGAGCTGGTATTCCAGcaatgagtaccagggatctgt atggTACCATCTCTCACAATGTAcatgaagagaagatggaaaatggcccATCCCAAACTG atgctgcggtCACTCAGAATGTCCGtgaagagaagataaataacCGCCAACCAGCACCTGATAACGTCTTACCAGGTGCTCCACCAGGGCTTGGTAAtttggcagcagctggaatttcatccacgaggaccagagatctgt atgctgcagtcactcatAAAATCCTCGAAGAGAAGATAAATAACGGCCAATCAGCACCTGATAACCtcttgtcaactgctccaccaggtcttggtaatatggcagcagctggactTTCATCTAAgaggaccagagatctgt atgctaccatcactcaaaatgtctgcaaagagaagatggaaaatgaccaaccaacacctaataaggtcttgtcaactgttctccaaggacttccttatttggcaacagctggtctcccagccatgagcaccagggatcagt atgctgccgTCACTCACAATGTCCGTGAAGCCAAGATAAATAACGGCCAACTAGCACCTGACAATGTCTTGtcagctgctccaccaggtcttggtaataCGGCaacagctggaatttcatccacaaGGAACACAG atgctaccatcactcaaaatgtccgcaaagagaagatggaaaataaccaaccaacacctaataacgtcttgtcaactgttctgCAAGGACTTCCatatttggcaacagctggtctcccagccatgagcaccagggatcagt attataccatcactcacaatgtccatgaggagaagattaaaaatgcccaaaCGGCACCCAATAATGTCTTCTCAGGTATTCCACCAGCAcgtattaatatggcagcagcgggtgtttcatccatgagtaccagggatcagt atgctgcggtCACTCACAACGTCCGTGAAGCGAAGATAAATAATGGTCAACTAGCACCtgataacgtcttgtcaactgctccaccagggcttggtaatttggcagcagctggaatttcatccacgaggaccagagATCTATGCATGTCTGCTTTTTAG
- the LOC144581118 gene encoding uncharacterized protein LOC144581118 isoform X1, translating into MRSDKVNQAARRHRRKRRRSRKSKRCYYSTTRQDASVTNNVCEEKVKNGQPTPDNVFPTVPSALVNMVAAGISSLGFGDQYAAVTHNVHEEKMNNGQPAPHTVFSTAPPGLGNLAAPRISSTRTRDLYATVTQNVHEQKMENGQPQTDKVLSTVPLCLGHMTAAGIPSMSIRDLYATITHSVHEQKMGYVQPAPDNVLLTRPPRLINMAGTGISSMSTRDLAKFVYATKTYNVLKEKMEKGEHQHGNISSTAPIGLTNVAGAAIPAMSTDGLYATVSHNVHEQRMENDQPQQDNVWPNILAWFINMAGAGIPAMSTRDLYGTISHNVHEEKMENGPSQTGFTIAQHVCEGKIKSDKTAPHEFLSTITAGLRNFTEADAAVTQNVREEKINNRQPAPDNVLPGAPPGLGNLAAAGISSTRTRDLYAAVTHKILEEKINNGQSAPDNLLSTAPPGLGNMAAAGLSSKRTRDLYATITQNVCKEKMENDQPTPNKVLSTVLQGLPYLATAGLPAMSTRDQYAAVTHNVREAKINNGQLAPDNVLSAAPPGLGNTATAGISSTRNTDATITQNVRKEKMENNQPTPNNVLSTVLQGLPYLATAGLPAMSTRDQYYTITHNVHEEKIKNAQTAPNNVFSGIPPARINMAAAGVSSMSTRDQYAAVTHNVREAKINNGQLAPDNVLSTAPPGLGNLAAAGISSTRTRDLCMSAF; encoded by the exons ATGAGGAGTGACAAAGTAAATCAGGCTGCAAGAAGGCATCGAAGGAAAAGGAGACGTTCCAGAAAATCCAAGAGATGCTATTATTCTACGACAAGGCAGG atgctagcGTCACTAACAATGTCTgtgaagaaaaggttaaaaatggCCAACCAACACCCGATAATGTCTTTCCAACTGTTCCATCAGCACTTGTTAATATGGTAGCAGCTGGTATTTCATCCCTGGGTTTCGGTGATCAGT atgctgcagtgacTCATAACGTCCATGAAGAGAAGATGAATAACGGCCAACCAGCACCTCATACCGTCTtttcaactgctccaccaggtcttggtaattTGGCAGCCCCTagaatttcatccacgaggaccagagatctgt atgctactgtcactcaaaatgtccatgaacagaagatggaaaatggccaACCCCAAACTGATAAAGTCTTGTCAACTGTTCCACTATGCCTTGGTCATATGACTGCAGCTGGTATTCCATCCATGAGTAtcagggatctgt ACGCTACCATCACTCACAGCGTCCATGAACAGAAGATGGGATATGTCCAACCAGCACCTGACAACGTGTTGTTGACACGTCCACCACGACTTATTAATATGGCAGGCACTGGTatttcatccatgagtaccagggatctggCTAAGTTTGTGT ATGCTACCAAAACTTATAATGTCCTTaaggagaagatggaaaaggGCGAACACCAACATGGCAACATCTCATCAACTGCTCCAATAGGACTTACTAATGTGGCAGGAGCTGCTATTCCAGCCATGAGTACCGATGGTCTGT ATGCCACCGTCAGTCACAATGTCCATGAACAGAGGATGGAAAATGACCAACCACAACAGGATAACGTCTGGCCAAATATTCTAGCATGGTTTATTAATATGGCAGGAGCTGGTATTCCAGcaatgagtaccagggatctgt atggTACCATCTCTCACAATGTAcatgaagagaagatggaaaatggcccATCCCAAACTG GTTTTACCATTGCTCAACATGTctgtgaaggaaagataaaaagtgACAAAACAGCACCTCATGAATTCTTGTCAACTATTACAGCAGGGCTTAGGAATTTCACAGAAGCAG atgctgcggtCACTCAGAATGTCCGtgaagagaagataaataacCGCCAACCAGCACCTGATAACGTCTTACCAGGTGCTCCACCAGGGCTTGGTAAtttggcagcagctggaatttcatccacgaggaccagagatctgt atgctgcagtcactcatAAAATCCTCGAAGAGAAGATAAATAACGGCCAATCAGCACCTGATAACCtcttgtcaactgctccaccaggtcttggtaatatggcagcagctggactTTCATCTAAgaggaccagagatctgt atgctaccatcactcaaaatgtctgcaaagagaagatggaaaatgaccaaccaacacctaataaggtcttgtcaactgttctccaaggacttccttatttggcaacagctggtctcccagccatgagcaccagggatcagt atgctgccgTCACTCACAATGTCCGTGAAGCCAAGATAAATAACGGCCAACTAGCACCTGACAATGTCTTGtcagctgctccaccaggtcttggtaataCGGCaacagctggaatttcatccacaaGGAACACAG atgctaccatcactcaaaatgtccgcaaagagaagatggaaaataaccaaccaacacctaataacgtcttgtcaactgttctgCAAGGACTTCCatatttggcaacagctggtctcccagccatgagcaccagggatcagt attataccatcactcacaatgtccatgaggagaagattaaaaatgcccaaaCGGCACCCAATAATGTCTTCTCAGGTATTCCACCAGCAcgtattaatatggcagcagcgggtgtttcatccatgagtaccagggatcagt atgctgcggtCACTCACAACGTCCGTGAAGCGAAGATAAATAATGGTCAACTAGCACCtgataacgtcttgtcaactgctccaccagggcttggtaatttggcagcagctggaatttcatccacgaggaccagagATCTATGCATGTCTGCTTTTTAG